A genomic window from Salvelinus namaycush isolate Seneca chromosome 5, SaNama_1.0, whole genome shotgun sequence includes:
- the LOC120047312 gene encoding cleft lip and palate transmembrane protein 1-like protein, protein MFPSCYSKPTSSKDLFKRTNLTKILLGVFVVYMSHTCWVIYGFVYTKPCERGKGDCISSYLAERPRLQLSIFSSLRPDHSELNLIINIDDFDIHSKFERVVNVSLPLATRNNGTLHTLVYVHKFGVSPLQDNRQVHHVAQLSTYMMSRENLSSAKEVLKVRQLSQKHAATAPRVVDRPISHWRSRLTLNMMSEDFTFNRGTLPSDVRRYMRVFQDENRMVYLPLLHIDELSVRVKDMMEINGSTTKLPLTISYEGLSLRQFRLWIHMQDVMFSLKRFGFTEVNIDEIKGVLVDHNLYLLALTTLVTAFHFIFEFLAFKNDISFWRKKKNMVGMSRKTVLWRCFSTIVILLKMLEERSSLLGLIPVGIGTTIEVWKVKKVSKIQLQWRTSRSIVHVGKFDESERKTIQHDTQAMKCLSYLVYPLSISGAIFSLVYLRYKNYYSWLINSLVSGIYAFGFLSMAPQLFINFKLKSVGHLQWNVLMYKAVNTFVNDVFACVFSTHPSHQLGCFRDEILFLLYLYQRRLYSTNKTRCREYGSCHHNHRKLKAQ, encoded by the exons ATGTTCCCTTCGTGCTATTCAAAGCCGACGAGTTCAAAGGACCTGTTCAAAAGGACTAATCTGACAAAGATATTACTAGGAGTGTTCGTCGTGTATATGTCACACACCTGCTGGGTGATTTATGGCTTTGTATACACCAAGCCTTGTGAGAGAGGTAAAGGAGACTGCATTTCTTCCTACCTTGCAGAAAGACCCCGTCTCCAG CTCAGCATTTTCTCCAGTTTGAGGCCTGACCACAGTGAACTCAACCTCATCATCAATATAGATGACTTTGACATACATTCTAAATTTGAAAG GGTGGTGAATGTATCCCTGCCATTGGCAACACGTAACAACGGGACTCTGCACACATTGGTTTATGTACACAAGTTTGGAGTGTCTCCCTTGCAGGATAACCGGCAGGTCCATCATGTTGCCCAGCTCAGCACCTACATGATGTCCCGAGAAAATCTCAGCTCTGCTAAAGAGGTCCTCAAAGTAAGACAAC TTTCTCAGAAACATGCTGCCACTGCTCCTCGAGTAGTAGACAGACCCATCTCTCATTGGAGGTCCCGTCTAACCCTAAACATGATGTCAGAGGACTTCACCTTCAACAGAGGGACCTTGCCAAGTGATGTCCGGCGCTACATGAGAGT ATTTCAGGATGAGAACAGGATGGTATATCTCCCACTTTTACATATTGATGAACTCAGCGTCAGGGTAAAGGACATGATG GAGATTAACGGCTCCACAACCAAACTACCTCTTACAATATCCTACGAAGGCCTATCGCTGAGGCAATTCCGTCTCTGGATCCACATGCAGGATGTAATGTTTTCACTGAAACGCTTTG GATTCACTGAGGTGAATATAGATGAAATCAAAGGTGTTCTCGTGGACCACAACTTGTACCTGTTAGCATTGACTACCCTGGTGACTGCATTCCAT TTCATATTTGAATTCCTGGCCTTTAAAAATGACATAAGCttttggaggaagaagaaaaaCATGGTGGGCATGTCTCGCAAAACAG TGCTGTGGAGATGCTTCAGCACCATAGTGATTCTcctgaaaatgctggaggaacgAAGCAGCTTGCTAGGTCTCATTCCTGTTGGAATAGGAACCACAATTGAG GTATGGAAGGTCAAAAAGGTTTCCAAAATACAGCTACAGTGGAGAACCTCTAGGTCTATTGTTCAT GTTGGTAAATTTGATGAATCAGAGAGAAAGACTATACAACATGACACACAG GCAATGAAATGCCTGTCTTATTTAGTGTACCCTTTGTCTATTAGTGGAGCCATCTTCTCTCTGGTATACCTGAGGTATAAAAA CTACTATTCATGGTTAATCAACAGCCTTGTCAGTG GGATTTATGCTTTTGGATTCCTCTCTATGGCTCCTCAGCTGTTCATTAACTTCAAG TTGAAGTCTGTGGGCCATTTGCAATGGAACGTATTGATGTATAAA GCAGTCAATACATTTGTCAACGATGTCTTCGCCTGTGTCTTCAGCACACACCCATCCCACCAGCTGGGCTGCTTCAGGGATGAGATTCTGTTTCTCCTCTACCTTTACCAGAGGAG GCTTTACTCTACAAACAAGACCAGATGTCGTGAGTATGGATCATGCCACCACAACCACAGGAAACTCAAAGCCCAATGA
- the LOC120048837 gene encoding magnesium transporter MRS2 homolog, mitochondrial-like isoform X2 produces the protein MEACFKSFTMGGLRRSLDITFRVLAGCLTCRTVSCSRSPIKCQLSKHPPVTRGKATLLRSCPSANLIRHRGTEASLSSVAPAFVVMKFDKDGNVTSFEKKKLELYHELSLQARDLRFQHLTSITARNNNIIIRMEALKAVVTPNSLLVLDFRGLGLERWLVLELAPQLNGDHGALATHSLPFEFRALEAILQHRVNILQARLNEVHPVILDILESLVDPKLLSADRSKLHILLQNSKNLSELETDIKVFKDSLLKILDEEEMIEELCVTKWTDPRVFEESSLGIDHAEEMELLLENYFMQAEELGNTTRELKGLIDDSESVIFINLDSSLSVRPSLSPSHFRLSPWAMAHPVTGT, from the exons ATGGAAGCTTGTTTCAAGTCGTTCACCATGGGTGGTCTTCGGAGATCTCTGGACATTACATTCAGGGTCCTCGCCGGCTGTTTGACCTGCAGAACAGTGAGTTGTTCCAGATCACCTATAAAATGCCAACTCTCCAAGCATCCACCGGTGACGAGGGGGAAAGCAACACTGTTGCGATCATGTCCGTCTG CAAATTTAATTCGGCATAGAGGAACTGAGGCATCCCTCTCCAGTGTGGCTCCTGCTTTTGTTGTG ATGAAATTTGACAAAGATGGAAATGTAACCTCATTTG AGAAGAAGAAGTTGGAGCTGTATCATGAGCTGAGTCTGCAGGCCAGAGACCTCAGGTTCCAACACCTCACCAGCATCACCGCTAGGAACAACAACATCATCATTCGCATGGAG GCCTTGAAGGCAGTAGTGACCCCCAATAGCCTGTTGGTGTTGGATTTCCGAGGTCTGGGATTGGAGAGATGGCTGGTCCTGGAGTTGGCTCCACAGTTGAATGGGGATCATGGAGCTCTGGCCACTCATTCACTGCCATTTGAGTTCAGAGCCCTTGAAGCTATTCTGCAGCACAGG GTAAACATCCTTCAGGCTCGGCTGAATGAGGTTCACCCTGTCATCCTGGACATTCTAGAGTCTCTTGTGGATCCTAAACTACTCTCTGCAGATCGCAGCAAACTGCATATACTTCTTCAGAACAGCAAGAA CCTGTCAGAGCTGGAGACAGACATCAAGGTCTTCAAGGACAGTCTGCTGAAGATCCTAGACGAAGAGGAGATGATCGAGGAGCTTTGTGTCACCAAGTGGACGGATCCACGTGTGTT TGAGGAGAGCAGTCTGGGCATTGATCATGCTGAGGAGATGGAGCTTCTCCTGGAGAACTACTTCATGCAGGCTGAGGAGCTGGGCAACACGACCAGGGAGCTCAAGGGCCTGATAGACGACTCAGAGAGTGTGATCTTCATCAACCTGGACAG CTCTCTGTCAGTCAGGCCTAGTTTGTCACCATCCCATTTCCGTCTGTCCCCATGGGCCATGGCACACCCAGTCACCGGAACGTGA
- the LOC120048837 gene encoding magnesium transporter MRS2 homolog, mitochondrial-like isoform X1: MEACFKSFTMGGLRRSLDITFRVLAGCLTCRTVSCSRSPIKCQLSKHPPVTRGKATLLRSCPSANLIRHRGTEASLSSVAPAFVVMKFDKDGNVTSFEKKKLELYHELSLQARDLRFQHLTSITARNNNIIIRMEALKAVVTPNSLLVLDFRGLGLERWLVLELAPQLNGDHGALATHSLPFEFRALEAILQHRVNILQARLNEVHPVILDILESLVDPKLLSADRSKLHILLQNSKNLSELETDIKVFKDSLLKILDEEEMIEELCVTKWTDPRVFEESSLGIDHAEEMELLLENYFMQAEELGNTTRELKGLIDDSESVIFINLDSHRNVMMRLNLQLTMGTFSLSLFGLMGVAFGMNLESTFEEDPKVFWLVTGFMFLGSGLIWRRLLSFLGRHLEPTFPPQIPTVWKRNQINSKGGEVKSGLR; this comes from the exons ATGGAAGCTTGTTTCAAGTCGTTCACCATGGGTGGTCTTCGGAGATCTCTGGACATTACATTCAGGGTCCTCGCCGGCTGTTTGACCTGCAGAACAGTGAGTTGTTCCAGATCACCTATAAAATGCCAACTCTCCAAGCATCCACCGGTGACGAGGGGGAAAGCAACACTGTTGCGATCATGTCCGTCTG CAAATTTAATTCGGCATAGAGGAACTGAGGCATCCCTCTCCAGTGTGGCTCCTGCTTTTGTTGTG ATGAAATTTGACAAAGATGGAAATGTAACCTCATTTG AGAAGAAGAAGTTGGAGCTGTATCATGAGCTGAGTCTGCAGGCCAGAGACCTCAGGTTCCAACACCTCACCAGCATCACCGCTAGGAACAACAACATCATCATTCGCATGGAG GCCTTGAAGGCAGTAGTGACCCCCAATAGCCTGTTGGTGTTGGATTTCCGAGGTCTGGGATTGGAGAGATGGCTGGTCCTGGAGTTGGCTCCACAGTTGAATGGGGATCATGGAGCTCTGGCCACTCATTCACTGCCATTTGAGTTCAGAGCCCTTGAAGCTATTCTGCAGCACAGG GTAAACATCCTTCAGGCTCGGCTGAATGAGGTTCACCCTGTCATCCTGGACATTCTAGAGTCTCTTGTGGATCCTAAACTACTCTCTGCAGATCGCAGCAAACTGCATATACTTCTTCAGAACAGCAAGAA CCTGTCAGAGCTGGAGACAGACATCAAGGTCTTCAAGGACAGTCTGCTGAAGATCCTAGACGAAGAGGAGATGATCGAGGAGCTTTGTGTCACCAAGTGGACGGATCCACGTGTGTT TGAGGAGAGCAGTCTGGGCATTGATCATGCTGAGGAGATGGAGCTTCTCCTGGAGAACTACTTCATGCAGGCTGAGGAGCTGGGCAACACGACCAGGGAGCTCAAGGGCCTGATAGACGACTCAGAGAGTGTGATCTTCATCAACCTGGACAG TCACCGGAACGTGATGATGCGTCTGAACCTGCAGCTCACCATGGGGACCTTCTCACTCTCCCTATTTGGCCTGATGGGTGTCGCCTTCGGGATGAACTTGGAATCCACGTTTGAGGAG GACCCCAAGGTGTTCTGGCTGGTGACAGGCTTCATGTTCCTGGGTAGTGGACTAATCTGGAGGAGACTGCTCTCGTTCCTGGGTCGACACCTTGAGCCTACCTTCCCCCCACAG ATCCCAACAGTTTGGAAGAGAAACCAAATCAACTCAAAAGGAGGAGAGGTGAAGAGTGGACTAAGATAA
- the LOC120048837 gene encoding magnesium transporter MRS2 homolog, mitochondrial-like isoform X3 produces the protein MEACFKSFTMGGLRRSLDITFRVLAGCLTCRTVSCSRSPIKCQLSKHPPVTRGKATLLRSCPSANLIRHRGTEASLSSVAPAFVVMKFDKDGNVTSFEKKKLELYHELSLQARDLRFQHLTSITARNNNIIIRMEALKAVVTPNSLLVLDFRGLGLERWLVLELAPQLNGDHGALATHSLPFEFRALEAILQHRVNILQARLNEVHPVILDILESLVDPKLLSADRSKLHILLQNSKNLSELETDIKVFKDSLLKILDEEEMIEELCVTKWTDPRVFEESSLGIDHAEEMELLLENYFMQAEELGNTTRELKGLIDDSESVIFINLDRPSLSPSHFRLSPWAMAHPVTGT, from the exons ATGGAAGCTTGTTTCAAGTCGTTCACCATGGGTGGTCTTCGGAGATCTCTGGACATTACATTCAGGGTCCTCGCCGGCTGTTTGACCTGCAGAACAGTGAGTTGTTCCAGATCACCTATAAAATGCCAACTCTCCAAGCATCCACCGGTGACGAGGGGGAAAGCAACACTGTTGCGATCATGTCCGTCTG CAAATTTAATTCGGCATAGAGGAACTGAGGCATCCCTCTCCAGTGTGGCTCCTGCTTTTGTTGTG ATGAAATTTGACAAAGATGGAAATGTAACCTCATTTG AGAAGAAGAAGTTGGAGCTGTATCATGAGCTGAGTCTGCAGGCCAGAGACCTCAGGTTCCAACACCTCACCAGCATCACCGCTAGGAACAACAACATCATCATTCGCATGGAG GCCTTGAAGGCAGTAGTGACCCCCAATAGCCTGTTGGTGTTGGATTTCCGAGGTCTGGGATTGGAGAGATGGCTGGTCCTGGAGTTGGCTCCACAGTTGAATGGGGATCATGGAGCTCTGGCCACTCATTCACTGCCATTTGAGTTCAGAGCCCTTGAAGCTATTCTGCAGCACAGG GTAAACATCCTTCAGGCTCGGCTGAATGAGGTTCACCCTGTCATCCTGGACATTCTAGAGTCTCTTGTGGATCCTAAACTACTCTCTGCAGATCGCAGCAAACTGCATATACTTCTTCAGAACAGCAAGAA CCTGTCAGAGCTGGAGACAGACATCAAGGTCTTCAAGGACAGTCTGCTGAAGATCCTAGACGAAGAGGAGATGATCGAGGAGCTTTGTGTCACCAAGTGGACGGATCCACGTGTGTT TGAGGAGAGCAGTCTGGGCATTGATCATGCTGAGGAGATGGAGCTTCTCCTGGAGAACTACTTCATGCAGGCTGAGGAGCTGGGCAACACGACCAGGGAGCTCAAGGGCCTGATAGACGACTCAGAGAGTGTGATCTTCATCAACCTGGACAG GCCTAGTTTGTCACCATCCCATTTCCGTCTGTCCCCATGGGCCATGGCACACCCAGTCACCGGAACGTGA